The bacterium nucleotide sequence CCTGGGCGTCCTTGGCGTTGGCCTCGGCTTCGGCCACGGCGATCTGGGCCTTCTCCAGCTCGGCTTCGAGCTCGGCGATCCGGCCGCGGTATTGGTCCTCGAGGCCGGGCGCGAGGCCGCCCTGCTCGGCCGCTTCCTTGACTCGGCTCTCGGCTTCCTTCTTGGCTTTGATCACCGACTTCAGTTGTTCGATCTTGTCGTTCGCCATGGCGCTATCCTGTAAAAATTTGGCTCAGCGAGCGGGCGGCATACTCGACCATCGGAATCAGCTTCGAATAATCCATCCGGGTCGGCCCGATCACGCCCAAGCTGCCGAGCGGCTTGTCGGCTTGGCCGTATTGGGCGACGATGAGGCTGCAATCGCTCAAATCGACCAGCCGGGATTCGCTGCCCACGAAGATCTGGACTCCCGGCGCCTTGATCGCCCGGTCGAGGAAGGCCACCAGCCGATGCTTCTCTTCCAGCGCCGCCAGGATCTCGCGGATCTTGTTCAAATTGGAAAACTCCTGGGTGTAAAGAAAATTCTTCTCGCCCTCGATGATGAGGCCGTCGGTCTCGGCGGCAAAGGTTTGCTGCGAGAGGATCAAGGCCTGTTTCAAGAGCCGATCCAAGGCCGCCTGCTGGCCGGCCATCTCTTCGAGGATCCGGACCTTGGCCTCGGCCAAATCGAGGCCGGCGAGCAGCGAGTTGAGGTAGTTGCTCATCCGCTGGAGCTCGACCTTGGAGTAGCTTTCCTCGGTCTCGAAGAGGCGGTTCTGGACCACGCCCTGCTCGGTGACCAAGATCACCAAAATCTGGCGCTCGCGGAGC carries:
- the hrcA gene encoding heat-inducible transcriptional repressor HrcA, whose protein sequence is MNETAPPLDPRQVQILRALVESYIHSAQPVGSIALSKSPDFGLSSATIRNAMAELEEAGYLEQPHTSAGRVPTDKGFRFYIDCLLKVEPLDDEVKRHIRHSLDEGTDAASILQNTSRVLSGLSQHVGLILAPKPEWTKLKHLEFLPLRERQILVILVTEQGVVQNRLFETEESYSKVELQRMSNYLNSLLAGLDLAEAKVRILEEMAGQQAALDRLLKQALILSQQTFAAETDGLIIEGEKNFLYTQEFSNLNKIREILAALEEKHRLVAFLDRAIKAPGVQIFVGSESRLVDLSDCSLIVAQYGQADKPLGSLGVIGPTRMDYSKLIPMVEYAARSLSQIFTG